DNA from Microbacterium sp. SORGH_AS_0969:
CGTCCGTCCCGGCACCTTCGTCCACCGCAACGCTGTCCCGTAGACGTGCGTGATGCGGGGCGGGCGGGATTCGAGCGGGTGGCGCGGGCGTGGCATGGAACTTCCCGGAGGGTGGGCGACGGGAGTCGCGGGCGCGATCGCCGGCTTGCGATCACTCGAACAATACCATGCATACATGGTATGTCGCCGGTGTGACGGCGAGTTCTCCGCCGTGTGTCACGCGTCGGCCGGTCAGGCTCCCGACAGGCCCGCCAGGCGTTCCGCTGCGTCGCTCAGCACCTCGACGCGTTTGCACGCGGCGAAGCGCACGAGGGTCGCGTAGCGATCCCGCCGAGCGGGGGAGACGAACGCGGTCAGAGGAATGCCGACCACCCCGGCACGGGCGGGCAGCTCACGGCAGAACGTTCCCGCGTCCGTGGCGCCGAGCGGGGCGGCATCCACGACCGTGAAGTACGAGCCTCCGGGAGACGAGACGTCGAAGCCGGCTGCTCGGAGCCCGGTGCCCAGCACCTTCGCCTTGGCGGCCATGGTCGCTGCGACGGAGGCGAAGAACGCGTCGGGCAGTCGCAGGCCGGCCGCGATCGCCGGTTGGAACGGCGAGCCGCCGACGTAGGTGAGGAACTGCTTGACGGCCAGCACCGCGGTGACCAGCTCGGCGGGACCCGTCACCCACCCGGTCTTCCATCCGGTGAGCGAGAACGTCTTGCCGGCGGAGGAGATCGACAGAGTCCGTTCGGCTGCGCCCGGCAGGGTGGCGATCGGAACGTGCGGTCCGTCGAACACGAGGTGCTCGTACACCTCGTCGGTCACGATGATCGCGTCGTGGAGGTGGGCGAGACGCACGACCTCGTCGAGCACCTCGCGAGAGAACACCGTGCCCGTCGGGTTGTGGGGGTCGTTGACGAGGATGACTCGCGTCCGGTCGTTGACGGCGGATGCCAGGTCGTCGAGGTCGGGCTGGAAGTCGGGCCAGCGCAGCGGGACGCCGACGAGCCGCGCTCCGGCCAGCGCGACACTCGCGGCGTACGAGTCGTAGTAGGGCTCGAACACCACGACCTCGTCGTCGGGACCGTCGATGAGGGCGAGCAGAGTCGCCGCGAGCGCCTCGGTCGCCCCGACCGTCACCAGCACCTCACGCGCGGGATCGAGCTCGAGACCGTAGAAGCGCTTCTGGTGCTCGGCGATCGCGGTCAGCAGCTCGGGGAAACCGCGCCCCGGGGCGTACTGGTTGACCCCGTCGGCGATGGCGCGCCGCGCGGCTTCGAGGACGACCTCGGGGCCGTCCTCGTCGGGGAACCCCTGGCCGAGGTTGATCGCGCC
Protein-coding regions in this window:
- a CDS encoding aminotransferase class I/II-fold pyridoxal phosphate-dependent enzyme; amino-acid sequence: MNTIPGAWQRTARGAGLLSADGRAVPTIFAEMTALATSTGAINLGQGFPDEDGPEVVLEAARRAIADGVNQYAPGRGFPELLTAIAEHQKRFYGLELDPAREVLVTVGATEALAATLLALIDGPDDEVVVFEPYYDSYAASVALAGARLVGVPLRWPDFQPDLDDLASAVNDRTRVILVNDPHNPTGTVFSREVLDEVVRLAHLHDAIIVTDEVYEHLVFDGPHVPIATLPGAAERTLSISSAGKTFSLTGWKTGWVTGPAELVTAVLAVKQFLTYVGGSPFQPAIAAGLRLPDAFFASVAATMAAKAKVLGTGLRAAGFDVSSPGGSYFTVVDAAPLGATDAGTFCRELPARAGVVGIPLTAFVSPARRDRYATLVRFAACKRVEVLSDAAERLAGLSGA